In Balearica regulorum gibbericeps isolate bBalReg1 chromosome 26, bBalReg1.pri, whole genome shotgun sequence, one genomic interval encodes:
- the NRTN gene encoding neurturin isoform X2 yields MKVWKFAAIASMLLSSMLSILVCRDMFNGSRKYSPLPSSPSSSRASSSSSSSSSSSSSLPAARRRSPRALQRHSSLLSQYSSLLESYTEGEIRQLISALVERYSQAMNSGGHELPLFPRTGSRRKRARARHKPCALKELEVSVSELGLGYESDETVLFRYCSGTCEAAVRSYDLSLKSMRSRRRIKKEKVRARPCCRPLAYDDDVSFLDAYNRYYTVNELSAKECGCV; encoded by the exons ATGAAGGTATGGAAGTTTGCAGCCATTGCATCGATGCTCCTCAGTTCCATGTTATCCATTTTAGTTTGTAGAGACATGTTCAACGGAAGCCGGAAATACAGCCCCTTGCCTTCCTCGCCGTCTTCCTCACgggcatcctcctcctcctcctcctcctcctcctcctcctcttcgcTGCCGGCGGCTCGGCGGAGATCCCCACGGGCCCTGCAACGCCACAGCTCGCTGCTCTCCCAGT ACAGCAGCTTGCTGGAGAGCTACACGGAGGGGGAGATCCGGCAGCTGATTTCGGCGCTGGTGGAGCGCTACAGCCAGGCCATGAACTCGGGCGGCCACGAGCTGCCGCTTTTCCCCCGGACGGGCAGCCGCAGGAAGCGTGCCCGCGCTCGCCACAAACCCTGCGCCCTGAAGGAGCTGGAGGTGAGCGTCAGCGAGCTGGGCTTGGGCTACGAGTCGGACGAGACGGTGCTTTTCCGCTACTGCAGCGGCACCTGCGAGGCGGCCGTCCGGAGCTACGACCTCTCGCTGAAAAGcatgaggagcaggaggaggatcAAGAAGGAGAAGGTCCGGGCTCGGCCCTGCTGCCGGCCGCTGGCCTACGACGACGACGTCTCCTTCCTGGACGCCTACAACCGCTACTACACCGTCAACGAGCTCTCGGCCAAGGAGTGCGGCTGCGTGTGA
- the NRTN gene encoding neurturin isoform X1, with protein MFNGSRKYSPLPSSPSSSRASSSSSSSSSSSSSLPAARRRSPRALQRHSSLLSQYSSLLESYTEGEIRQLISALVERYSQAMNSGGHELPLFPRTGSRRKRARARHKPCALKELEVSVSELGLGYESDETVLFRYCSGTCEAAVRSYDLSLKSMRSRRRIKKEKVRARPCCRPLAYDDDVSFLDAYNRYYTVNELSAKECGCV; from the exons ATGTTCAACGGAAGCCGGAAATACAGCCCCTTGCCTTCCTCGCCGTCTTCCTCACgggcatcctcctcctcctcctcctcctcctcctcctcctcttcgcTGCCGGCGGCTCGGCGGAGATCCCCACGGGCCCTGCAACGCCACAGCTCGCTGCTCTCCCAGT ACAGCAGCTTGCTGGAGAGCTACACGGAGGGGGAGATCCGGCAGCTGATTTCGGCGCTGGTGGAGCGCTACAGCCAGGCCATGAACTCGGGCGGCCACGAGCTGCCGCTTTTCCCCCGGACGGGCAGCCGCAGGAAGCGTGCCCGCGCTCGCCACAAACCCTGCGCCCTGAAGGAGCTGGAGGTGAGCGTCAGCGAGCTGGGCTTGGGCTACGAGTCGGACGAGACGGTGCTTTTCCGCTACTGCAGCGGCACCTGCGAGGCGGCCGTCCGGAGCTACGACCTCTCGCTGAAAAGcatgaggagcaggaggaggatcAAGAAGGAGAAGGTCCGGGCTCGGCCCTGCTGCCGGCCGCTGGCCTACGACGACGACGTCTCCTTCCTGGACGCCTACAACCGCTACTACACCGTCAACGAGCTCTCGGCCAAGGAGTGCGGCTGCGTGTGA
- the LOC104641470 gene encoding 4-galactosyl-N-acetylglucosaminide 3-alpha-L-fucosyltransferase FUT6-like, whose amino-acid sequence MELVEGKKISCKKLHTFLLFIFIFSCCLFASFRQFRTSEPEHYDSSPSAQIAHAGNTSAPPKGERRLTILLWKWPFGHHFNFINCSELYGTPDCHFTINRSFSKKADAVIMHHRDVCRDTERLAQLPRLPSQRWIWFNLESPTNSPNLGAMDNLFNLTMSYRRDSDIFTPYGELQLLGQPQPLRIPPKTKLVAWVVSNWRAGSHRVKYYQELKKHIAVDVYGRHHLPLPWDKLLPTISQYSFYLAFENSRHEDYITEKLWRNALSSGTVPVVLGPPRENYERFLPPDSFIHVDDFASAGDLARYLWELSEDAERYQRYFQWRKWLKPVAGAGWALHVCRACHFLQTTEARYQVVPDLSEWFV is encoded by the coding sequence ATGGAGCttgtggaggggaaaaagatcTCCTGCAAGAAACTCCACACCTTCctgctcttcattttcatcttcagctgctgtctctttgcttcttttcgTCAGTTCAGGACTTCTGAGCCAGAGCATTACGATTCCAGTCCCTCTGCGCAAATAGCCCATGCTGGAAATACCAGTGCCCCACCAAAGGGTGAACGCAGGCTGACCATCCTGCTGTGGAAGTGGCCCTTTGGGCACCACTTCAACTTCATAAACTGCTCAGAGCTCTACGGCACCCCGGACTGCCACTTCACCATCAACCGTAGCTTTTCCAAAAAGGCTGATGCTGTGATTATGCATCACAGGGATGTGTGCAGGGACACGGAGAGGCTGGCCCAGCTCCCCAGACTCCCGTCTCAGCGCTGGATCTGGTTCAACCTGGAGTCACCAACTAACTCTCCAAACTTAGGTGCCATGGACAACCTCTTCAACCTGACCATGTCTTACCGGAGAGACTCAGACATCTTCACCCCTTAtggggagctgcagctccttggccagccccagcccctcaggATCCCACCCAAGACCAAGCTGGTGGCCTGGGTAGTCAGCAACTGGAGAGCAGGCTCCCACCGGGTAAAGTACTACCAGGAGCTGAAGAAACATATTGCTGTAGACGTCTATGGGCGACATCACTTGCCTCTGCCCTGGGACAAGCTCCTTCCCACTATATCCCAGTACAGCTTCTACCTGGCTTTCGAGAACTCACGGCATGAAGACTACATCACCGAGAAGCTCTGGAGGAACGCCTTGTCCTCTGGAACCGTCCCTGTCGTGCTGGGGCCTCCTCGAGAAAACTACGAGCGCTTCTTGCCCCCTGACTCCTTCATCCATGTCGATGACTTTGCCAGTGCTGGGGACCTGGCGCGGTACCTGTGGGAGCTCAGCGAGGATGCTGAGAGATACCAACGCTACTTCCAGTGGCGCAAGTGGTTGAAACCCGTGGCGGGGGCCGGCTGGGCCCTGCATGTCTGTAGAGCTTGTCACTTCTTGCAGACGACAGAGGCCAGGTACCAGGTTGTACCCGATCTGTCTGAGTGGTTCGTGTAA